TCGTCGTAGGTGCCGGGAGCGACGGGGATATAATACACGAATTCTGCGCCGATATTCTGCCCTTGCGGTTCGATGGTGATCGGAGAGGTGGTATGCTCTCTTATTAATTCTCCGGTTCCGGTCGCAGGGTCGTAATGATATTCTCCGGTGAAGTCCTTTCTTTGGGCCATACCTGTGGCTTGGAAGGTAATCTGGTATTGTGCATTGCGTCTTGTCTGGATCGTCAACTTCATGACGCCGAATATATTTTTGAATGTCATGGCGTTCAGATCGGTGCCGTGGGCGACGGCAGGGTTACGAACTGCGAACTCATCGGGGTTCTTCGAAGGGTAGTTGAACGATGGTTTGAATACGGCAGATGCCTCTCCGGGGTTGGAGAATATGAATTTCCCGTTTTCGTATTTTACCGTGTTGAGTACTTCGGGGCCATTGGCGCAATAGCATGAAACTGCGAGATAATCGGGTGTTTCCGCTTCGTCGGTGAAAGTGCATTCGCTGGTGAACGTAGTGCTATTGCCTTGGGACAGGGCGGCAAGTTCGCCTGCTTTTGCGTAGGACCCGTCATTTTTGAGGTACCACAGTTGGATCAGGTCACCTTTCTTCCAGACGACGCTCAGACCGTCCTTATCCAGTGCCGTGCGGGTTTTGTCTTGCGACGCGATTGTTTCGGACGTTGCGTTGAGGGTAATGGTACGGGTTTCGGGAGCGGGTTTTGCGATTTCATTCTTTTCGGCGCAGGAGACTGCCAGCACGGCGCAGGCGCAGGCCAGAATTGTTTTCATACTTCTCATGCTCATCATCATTTGTGGGTTTACCATTCATAATCTTCTTCGGTGAACGAGTCGTGTCCGTTTTCGGGTGTGGAGACCGATACCGCAAAGCCTTGTTCGGTGCGGATTTCCAGCAGTTCTATTGCCGGAGTTTCATACGTTGCTTTTTCCATATGGGATGAATTGATTTGAAAGTGAAAATTGATTCCGCGTAAAAAATGAAACGGGAACCGTATCCGCAGTATGCGGATACGGTTCCCGTTGAAAGGATATGTCGATTGTCTCAACTACATGGCAAAATTCCCCCCCCCGAACGTATTACGAATAGGGGCGGCGTTCATTTTTGCGCTATGTAGGCTCGTATTCTTCATAATTGCGCCGGCAAAGGTCGGCAATAATTCATAGTATGCAAAATTCTTTAATATGTCAAATCAGCCCGTTTGGTGAGCAAATGCGGTTCGAAATTGGCGGGTGCTGAGGTGTTTAGGCAATGAAAAACCCGCCCCAGATTGTTTGGGACGGGTTTGAAATCTGTTGTGTATTCGCAGTTTAAATCGCCTTGATCTCGTGGAGCACGTTGTTGGTCTTGCGGACGGCGTCGGCCGAAGCTGCGAATTTCTCGGCCTCTTCTTTCGAAAGGTCGATCTTCACGATCTTCTCGATGCCCTTGCGGCCGATGATCGCGGGCACGCCGATGCAGATGTCCGACTGTCCGTACTCACCTTCGAGGTAGCACGAGCAGGGGATCATTTTCTTCTGGTCGTTGAGGATCGCCTCTACCATCATGGCCGAAGCGGCTCCCGGGGCATACCAGGCCGACGTGCCGATGAGTTTGGTCAGCGTCGCGCCGCCCACCATCGTGTTGGCTACGGCCTCATCGAGTTTTTTCTTCGATGCGAACTGCGAAACGGGTACGCCGTTGACGGTGGCCTTCGAGACGAGCGGAATCATCGTCGTGTCGCCGTGGCCGCCGATGACCATGCCGTCGACATTGTTGATGTTGGCGCCCGTAGCCTTGGCCAGGTAGCACTTGAAACGCGACGAGTCGAGTGCGCCGCCCATGCCGATGATGCGGTTCTTCGGAAGGCCCGACGCCTTGAGCGCCAGATAGGTCAGCGTATCCATCGGGTTGGCTACCACGATGATGATGGCGCGGGGCGAATATTTCACCACGTTCTCGATCACGCCCTTCATGATGTTGGCGTTGGTGCCGATCAGCTCCTCGCGGGTCATGCCCGGCTTGCGGGGAATACCCGAGGTGATGACTACCACGTCCGAATTGGCGGTCTGCTTATAGTCGTTGGTGACGCCCACGAGCTTGGTGTCGAAATCCATCAGCGTCGAGCACTGGTACATGTCCAGCATCTTGCCTTCCGAAAGACCTTCCTTGATGTCGATCAGGACGACTTCGCTCGCAACTTCGCGGCAAGCCATCACATTTGCGCAGGTTGCGCCTACGGCACCTGCACCTACTACTGTAACTTTAGACATAGCTTTTTATTTTTTGTGTTTAGCCTATCAGCTTTTCGTAATCCGCGGCGCTCAGCAGTGCGTCGTACTCGGCCGGGTCGGTCATCCTGACCTTGATGAGCCAGCCTTCGCCGTATGCGTCCTTGTTGACGATGGCGGGGTCGGCATCCACGGCGTCGTTGAATTCGAGTATCTCGCCGCCGATGGGCAGGAATGCGTCGCTCACGGTTTTCACGGCTTCGATCGAGCCGAATACTTCGCCCGCGGCGAGGGTTTCGCCTACGGTCGGCACGTCGACGAAGACGATGTCGCCCAATTGGCTCTGTGCGAAGTCGGTGATGCCGATTACGGCCGTGTCGCCCTCGACGCGGCACCACTCGTGGTCGTTCGAGTATTTCAGATTTGCGGGTACGTTCATGGTGTGGTTATCGTTTAAAATTCAAATGCGGTTTTTTCATTGCAAATATAACTGTTATTTCCGTAACAGCAAGGATTTATGTTATATTTTTAACTCAATAACCGTAAGGGTATCCGAAGTTTTTGGGATGTCGTAAATATTTGTTAATTTTAAAACAACTTACGTCACGACGGAAACCCTGAAACCACAGCCTATGAAAAAACGATCCTATTTGATTGCCGCAGGATGTACTGTTGTCCTGTATGCCCTTTCGGCCTGTTCCGATCATGCGGCGAATGATACCGCGCAGGCCGGAAATCCGGAAACTATGTCCGTGGCCGAGGCACGCCGCTATTTCGAGCGTGTTGCGGCACCGACCAGAGCCGGGAGTGAAGAGGGGACGCTGACGCTCGGGACTTATATGCCCGACTGGTCGCTGGCGACGGTCTCGGCCGGGGAAGTGCTTTCCAGTACCGATGTGCCTGTCCGGGGCGAGTTCCGCTATTTTCGTTATCGGATCGACGAGTACGGCGAACCGCGTTTTACCCCGATCTACCACAAACTGGTCGTCGTAAAGGATTCCCGCAGCGGTGTCATGAGCAGCTATCTGCGTTTTTATGTTCCCGATCCGGACTATGCCGCGGGGCGCACGGCCGACGACTACGACAGGCTGCTCAACAGCGGCTCCAAGGGGGATTTCACCGGGCTGGCGGTTTACACCTCGCTCGACGGATTTCCGGTTCATGCGGTTCGTTATGCCGGAGGAGCATGCCAGGCTGAAGCGTTCCTTTACGATAAGTCGCGGACACAGGCGGAAAATACTGCCCGCCTGGGCGAAATGCTGGATGGCCTGAGTGTCGTGTGCAGCCGGGAAACAGCGGTGACACGTGCGGAGGCGGAGTCAGAGAAAAGCGAGCCGGTTGACGGCGGCGGTATAGAGGCGGTTGTGGTTTCTGCCAAGCGCCCTGTAAACCATATCAAATATGAGCGTTTGGATACGGATCCCGTCAAGCCTACCGAAGAGGATCGGGGCCCTTCGGGCAGCGGTGGCGGCGGTGGCGGTGCCTCCTCTAATCCGGGAAGTCCGGCCAACACCCGTTATCGGGAAAATGAAAATATAATGCTTGCTTCCGACAGCAGGGAAAAACTGGAACCGTTGCTGGATTCGTTGCGCCAGGATTGCATGGCCGGGAAGATTATCGGTTCGATCCGGGGGAATGTAACGATCCGCACCGGTTTTTTCGGAAGTTCGGTGATGATCCCGACTGCCTATACTTTCGAAGGCGGTACCGTATGGGACGATTTCGAGATCAGGATGGGGTCTCGGCTCGACGATATCACTTTGCTCGAAGAGCTTTTCCATACGCACCAATGTTCGGGCAAAACCCCCGAAGAGTACAGGGGCATGCGGCTCAATAACGAGATCGAGGCCAAACTGTGCTGGTATATGTATCGGTTGAAAATCGGGAATATGAACGGAGTCAGTAAATATATCAGTGAAGGCGAGGGGCGACGGATATTTGGAACTTTGAGTAAATATATTATGGCCGGAAAT
This Alistipes onderdonkii DNA region includes the following protein-coding sequences:
- the gcvH gene encoding glycine cleavage system protein GcvH encodes the protein MNVPANLKYSNDHEWCRVEGDTAVIGITDFAQSQLGDIVFVDVPTVGETLAAGEVFGSIEAVKTVSDAFLPIGGEILEFNDAVDADPAIVNKDAYGEGWLIKVRMTDPAEYDALLSAADYEKLIG
- the mdh gene encoding malate dehydrogenase, with amino-acid sequence MSKVTVVGAGAVGATCANVMACREVASEVVLIDIKEGLSEGKMLDMYQCSTLMDFDTKLVGVTNDYKQTANSDVVVITSGIPRKPGMTREELIGTNANIMKGVIENVVKYSPRAIIIVVANPMDTLTYLALKASGLPKNRIIGMGGALDSSRFKCYLAKATGANINNVDGMVIGGHGDTTMIPLVSKATVNGVPVSQFASKKKLDEAVANTMVGGATLTKLIGTSAWYAPGAASAMMVEAILNDQKKMIPCSCYLEGEYGQSDICIGVPAIIGRKGIEKIVKIDLSKEEAEKFAASADAVRKTNNVLHEIKAI